The Theileria annulata chromosome 2, complete sequence, *** SEQUENCING IN PROGRESS *** genomic sequence TATAAAGAGGACACAAAAGGTaaataaacttaaaaatGACTTTATTTAGGAGAACGACACGGAGGAGCTGCTGAAAGACTGATTGCTTCAAAGAGGCCAAAAGATTATAGTAAGCACATGGCAGCAGCACAGTCACATATGCCAATAGCAAATACATTTGTACCTCCACAAATGCCCATGTACCCAGTCATGAGTATGTttcatattaattaataaattgtagaTGCGCCTGGAGTAATAATGCCTGCCATGCAGCAGAGCATGGTCAATCCTCCACTATTACCTCAACCTAATATGGGAGCACTTCCGGTGGGAATGCCTCCACTGCCTATGCAGAACCAAGTCCCAGTCATTCCCCAAACAATGCCTCAGCCGCAAATGTTTAACatgaattaatttaatcaGATTTATActctaataattattgtGGAAGAGTCCACTCTATCGGTTCCTGCTCAGTTTTCTTCAGATAGGcattacatttattaaagTGGTCGCATCCTGAAAATTatgttaaatttaacaaaacCTTTAAAATGCTTAATTGAAAGCGGTGAGGGGTGGCCGCATGTCAAAACAAAGTGTTTGGTGGGTGATATGCTTGAACATTTCTGTTGAGCTGAACGGCCTAAcaagtataaattaaatatatagtatatacCCCAAAGAAGAAACACTACGTGTTCCCTTTTCTCGTTTATTATGTTTATGACCTTATCTGTGAAGGTATCCCACccctaaaaataatttgttggGACAGACTTACGTAGGATTTGTGTGACATGGGCTGACTGTCAACCACTGTGAGTATGCTGTTGAGCAGAAAGACGCCCTGAGAAGCCCATGAACTTAAATCTCCATGAATACTCGTAGTTCCAATTTCCgataaaatatttctaaGGCTAGGAGGAAGTACCACTCCTCTTGGAACGGAAAAGCAAAGTCCCTGTAAACAAAAAAatctaaaatcaatttatacCATTGCTTGTCTTGGTTGATGATATGGGTCTTGACCTACTATAACAACTTTGATCTTAGATAACCtataaagtataaaaaCAACATACTAACGGCGTTAGCTTAAATGCGTTAAAGACCAAATGTGCAGGCGGATAAATCTTTTTAGAATTCCTTTCACTCAAAACTTTGTTCCACAAGCTATTAAAATACGGTTTTTTAATCTCGGAATGGAGAGCAACAAACctacaaataaattaggTAATAAGCTAGTGGTCACCATTCATCTCCGAGAAGATCCTTCAAAGAATCAGAAAATTTGTCATCGGTCTTTGAAGAATCAGGTGAAGTAGTTACAGCAACATATGTTTTACCTGGAAACTCAGTAGAAATTGAATTGTGCAGGTGTTTTTTATTTGGAAGATCAGTTTTGGTTTCAAAAAAGTCTGTAATAAGCCTCTTGCTCATCCTACAAAACAAATATGTGTTGAGAATCCTGACaaaattcataaatataatgtttccatttataataaattacatttCGATTAAATATTAGTGATTTTTGTGTATTTATTCATAATGGAGGGTATGTGTTTTATTAAGTTTATTTCAtttcatataatttgttatttaaacatgtataattaactcaaatgtaataaaattttaatttttttgttATGGATTTTTCAACCTTGTTATATGAAGCCATTGATACCCAAAACAACCATTTTAAAAATCCAGAGGATGATCAAAAAAATGACAAAGAAGATCCTCTTATAACATTGGCACTTGATGTACTTAAAAGGGATAGTGAGAAGGTAGCCTTGCTAAGGTTAAAAGGCTTTGAAAGGGTTGATATTGAGCGCAGTAGCGGAAAACATTCAGTAGTTTGTCGCCATTGGCTCAAAGGGATGTGTATGAAGGGTGAATTCTGTGATTTTTTACATCAGCTTGTATATTCAAGGATGCCTCCTTGTAAATCTGTTGAGAAAAACTCTTTTTGTACTGATAGATTAAAGGGCTGTTGTATATTTAAGCATACTGGTGATGATGAATCTACCGATTTTCTCGGATCAAAggtaaattttaacttataaataaattttaggaaaataaaaatgatcTTGACCACTCGGATGACCTTTCATACAAAAATGATCTTGAGAAGTTCACACATGCCTTTAACTCTGCTCTACTGTTCGCATTTCCAAGgattgtataatatttttaactatatCCACATAACAatgttattataataaaataaaaataaatacataagtatatatttattatttagtatattagtCTATATGTTCATTTTGTCTTCGATATGGCTGTGGATTCCACCAATTCCGAACTCATTTGTTGGTTTTTCTGTATTCATATAGTCAAATGACTCTAAAGTGTCCAGTTTATCCATTAAAATTTCCAGTGAAAGCATACTACTTGTGATTCCAGGGAGTCTGGTTGATTGTGAGCACATATTTCTCTCTATAGAATTCTTTAAAGCATGCTGTGATCCAAAACATTTAGCGattctattattttcctCAATAGTTGTTTTTTTCAAATGGTTATAGTCGATATCGTGTATCGGATGAGATTCATTAAGTTTGAAAGGTACGTTGTCcttttcaaaattatcaagAAAACTGTTTGgaaaacaatttaaatcGATATTTACACCAGAAATTTTGGTATTTTCCatatttaatgtgtaaatataaaatatgtaaaaattatattgtgATGAACATAATTAAATCATAGTATATCAAGAAAATTATGAGGTGTTACGAAAAATAAAGCAAACATAAATgatgtataataataaatgtgaTAAGTtcttataatttttaaaaatgtaaataaaattaaattaattattagtatttagaaaattattagagaATAAAACAACTCATAAAAActtgataaattaacatgggatttaaataataaataggAATTCTGTCGTTTCTTTTgtttttgtttaaattttataaatgtgATCTAGATTTGGATGTATGAGAATATATTGGCACATTTATTTCCCCACCACTGCCTTCAAGCCCCAGCTATGTGAACTTAAATGAGCAGAtttatattgaatatatttatcGTCACACGTTTTACGTTTGAATCtacaattaatttgtaaGTCTATATATATCcaataaaatattctttaatatttccaGTTTAATCTGTCTATATTATACAGTTCTAGAGATTctatattttttatcatttttttcttcaaaTCATAATTCACATCATAGGTAAATTAACTCTGAAGTTTTATAAATGGCTCTTAAGTACGTTGCAAGTTACCTTTTAGCCGTTACTTGCGGTAACGAAAGCCCATCGAAAGATGACGTCAGAGATGTACTGAACTCAGTTGGATCAGAAGTAGACGAAGATGCCTTGAGTGCATTTTTCTCAGCTGTTTCAGGAAAGGTTGTCCACGAGGTAATTGAtattaaaaacaatttaGTTTAGACCATAAGTGCTGGTCTTGATAAGCTTCAGACATTACCAGCTGGAGGAGGCGTTTCAGTAGCTTCTACAGTCCAAGCTTCAGGATCTTCAGGTACctagaataattaataatttaaactttaGAAAAACAAGAAGAAGCAAAGAAGGAAGCTGAGCCTGAGgaggaagaagatgatATGGGATTCTCACTTTTTGACTAATTTCAATACTATTAGTCAAAAAATCGTACCCTTTTCCAATccttaatttttttaatttatttctacACCACAACATTTACATTGcaatcattattaatacattCATATCTTCATTATGTATATTTGTAAAGTAATTCATTTCCagtaaaatataacaattaatttactatatattatttaaataaagatGTTTTGTGATTCTAACCTAGAATCTTTGGAGGAATCACTTGAAAAGTTCTTCTCCATGAATGGAACAGGTATCACAAATTCCAGATTTTATCCAgataatgtgtaaataatgtataacATATATTCAACAGATGGTGGTGAATGCAAAATAATCATCATTACTTCGGGAGGAACAACAGTAAACCTGGACCACTTCGGTATCAGGTTCATTGATAACTTCTCAACAGGGACTAGAGGGTCTGAAATAGCAGAGTAAGTTTATAAATCTTAGTGTGTACAAGGTTTTTCCTTATGAATGACTATCTGGTGATTTTCATTTCAAGAAGGAACTGTAATCTGCCATTTCTAAAGTCATTGTTCAATAACGATAAGCCATATCAACTACTCGATAGCTTTAGCGTAACAAACGATTCAAGTTTTAAGTGTAAGTTcaatgaaaataaaacGGTTTAGTTGAACCAACTGAAGAGTTTAAGTCCTTGGTACTTAGAGACCTTAACTCATATAAACAGGTTTGTTGACTGATTAATGACAACATGTTAGTACAAATCAAGACTctttttacaatatttcACAACTTTGTCTGAATATAGAGAATCATTAAAGTAAGTGTTGGGACTTTTGGACATATTGAGATTTTAGTGTAATAATTAAGTGTTGTAATAAGTTCAAGGAGAATGTAGCATACTGTCTGGTCGCAGCGGCGTCAGACTTCAAATTCTCATACGACTCTCTGGTAACAATCCAGTGTAATTTAGTCTATTAGATGAAGGAAAAGTTTTCGTCCAAAAATGTAGTTAACCTGGTTCTAGAACCCTTACCAAAAGTAAGGTATTTTGAGACTTTACCATAATCGTAATTATTCAGGAAGATGATCCGGGAAATCTGTGGTGATTATCCCATGTTGTGTTGCTTTAAAATGTCTACAAACGAGTCTGACGGAGAAAAATCATCCCGCGAAATGCTTTTGAAGCCCACCGCAGCTGATATGGTACAAGCACACTCCACAATTTACTCTAGGTCGTCTGTAACATATTCGCGAAAAGACTCACGAACGTGAGCATATACTCTGAAGGAGAAAGCAAGGAACTTGAGTCAAGTGTAAGTTTCATTCTTAAACACATTCCTAGCCATGCGAGCTAAACCGGCTGATTTCTCAGGAGATTTTGAACAAGCACCTCGAGAAAATTTCATCCTTTAagtaatttattgtatttaatGATGTAAAGTtctaattatattatacatgggttttattaatcatttAACTTGCAAATTGTCATCCTTCGGAGGCACGTCGTCATTGGAATACTCGAACCTGTCAACTTTGGACATTTGGACCTGGAACGCAGGGACTTGAAGGTGACCGCACGAGCAATTCCGACCATGCCATGAGAAGGAACCCAACTTTGCATTGCAGTTATCGTTACTGCAGAGCATCTTGCCGCTCTGCAACTCTAGATCCTTCATCCACATCATCGGTTCAATGAAAATGCTGTTACATTCAGAGGCTTTGTGTTGTTTTCCATTTTCTTCATGTTTAATGATGTTGTTATCAGAAAAGAGGGTAGTTCTGCAGGTTTTGCAGGAATATACAAATTGGGGATCCTTCTCTGTTTCCAAATTCAGGTTATGTCTGTTCCTAAGATAACTGTCTAGTGTTTTTAGGTAGTAGTTGAAGAACACATTCTCGTCCTCGATCTTGAACCCGTTTTTATAATACAAGATCATCTGGTATTCGAAGTAATGGCTTATTGCAGTCTTTGGGTGGACAGACTTCATGTACCTTTTAACTTCCAGGAAAGGCCTTTTCCACTTCCTCATCAAATAAGAACATATTAATGAAGTGCTTCTACACAGTCCCAGCTgactaaaaattaatcgttaatattataaaattatttaacaaaCCAGTGAACATAAACTAATCCTTTTTCCAGCGATAGTATGTATTCAAATAACCTGAAAATCCCCtttaatcatttttaaacttactcatatgaaaatttaaatgcTTTGTAGAATCTTTCTTCAGGTTGGTCATCTGCGAATATAATTGAATGTAATACAA encodes the following:
- a CDS encoding uncharacterized protein (chr2.cand.196 - hypothetical protein, conserved, pfe1395C), whose translation is MENTKISGVNIDLNCFPNSFLDNFEKDNVPFKLNESHPIHDIDYNHLKKTTIEENNRIAKCFGSQHALKNSIERNMCSQSTRLPGITSSMLSLEILMDKLDTLESFDYMNTEKPTNEFGIGGIHSHIEDKMNI
- a CDS encoding uracil-DNA glycosylase, putative (all_bases.C.cand.310 - uracil-DNA glycosylase, putative), giving the protein MNFVRILNTYLFCRMSKRLITDFFETKTDLPNKKHLHNSISTEFPGKTYVAVTTSPDSSKTDDKFSDSLKDLLGDEWFVALHSEIKKPYFNSLWNKVLSERNSKKIYPPAHLVFNAFKLTPLSKIKVVIVGQDPYHQPRQAMGLCFSVPRGVVLPPSLRNILSEIGTTSIHGDLSSWASQGVFLLNSILTVVDSQPMSHKSYGWDTFTDKVINIINEKREHVVFLLWGRSAQQKCSSISPTKHFVLTCGHPSPLSIKHFKGCDHFNKCNAYLKKTEQEPIEWTLPQ
- a CDS encoding dual-specificity phosphatase, putative (chr2.cand.195 - PF00782 Dual specificity phosphatase, catalytic domain), which produces MVKIIEGLHVGSFNAVNKLFLPTKSDEYIETFKKCNVESDSVQNVNTAIVSVCHDVPYWCQVRSSRENKHFAVKDEKLSDLYNSNLSNSYLNLHFDLVLPSKDDESDVEFEDGPMFVLHSIIFADDQPEERFYKAFKFSYELFEYILSLEKGLVYVHCQLGLCRSTSLICSYLMRKWKRPFLEVKRYMKSVHPKTAISHYFEYQMILYYKNGFKIEDENVFFNYYLKTLDSYLRNRHNLNLETEKDPQFVYSCKTCRTTLFSDNNIIKHEENGKQHKASECNSIFIEPMMWMKDLELQSGKMLCSNDNCNAKLGSFSWHGRNCSCGHLQVPAFQVQMSKVDRFEYSNDDVPPKDDNLQVK
- a CDS encoding 60S acidic ribosomal protein p2, putative (chr2.C.cand.315 - 60S acidic ribosomal protein P2) → MALKYVASYLLAVTCGNESPSKDDVRDVLNSVGSEVDEDALSAFFSAVSGKVVHETISAGLDKLQTLPAGGGVSVASTVQASGSSEKQEEAKKEAEPEEEEDDMGFSLFD
- a CDS encoding uncharacterized protein (all_bases.cand.1499 - hypothetical protein, conserved); translation: MFCDSNLESLEESLEKFFSMNGTDGGECKIIIITSGGTTVNLDHFGIRFIDNFSTGTRGSEIAEFFLMNDYLVIFISRRNCNLPFLKSLFNNDKPYQLLDSFSVTNDSSFKFEPTEEFKSLVLRDLNSYKQYKSRLFLQYFTTLSEYRESLNVIIKCCNKFKENVAYCLVAAASDFKFSYDSLMKEKFSSKNVVNLVLEPLPKVRKMIREICGDYPMLCCFKMSTNESDGEKSSREMLLKPTAADMVQAHSTIYSRSSVTYSRKDSRT
- a CDS encoding uncharacterized protein (all_bases.cand.1497 - hypothetical protein, conserved, pf14_0193), with product MDFSTLLYEAIDTQNNHFKNPEDDQKNDKEDPLITLALDVLKRDSEKVALLRLKGFERVDIERSSGKHSVVCRHWLKGMCMKGEFCDFLHQLVYSRMPPCKSVEKNSFCTDRLKGCCIFKHTGDDESTDFLGSKENKNDLDHSDDLSYKNDLEKFTHAFNSALLFAFPRIV